The Pieris rapae chromosome 8, ilPieRapa1.1, whole genome shotgun sequence genomic interval ATTGTAATGGCTAAGACCACACCCTCACACCCTCTAAATTtatggttatatttttatataaattggaTATACACTCTCTCGCTCTCTCACTCACTCTCACTCGGTTAAATTACTGAACACTAATGCTAGTTATTTAAGTTAGGATAGCAAGCTAGTACTGTCCTGGAAAATGCTAGTTCTGTTTACATGAGGCTTCGATTATTTTAAGCTAGTACTATTGCAGTGACTGAGGTGACCACACGTCCAAAATAAACTACATGCGAAAAAAACACTATACAGCTCATTCGACTAAATGAGTTACTTCGAAAACAGTGCCAATTCGCAGTAGACGAAATAGAGTTACAAAAGTCTGTCTGTCCCTGTCTTTAATTCGCCTCAAATGTTTTGTAGTGCTTAATCACGTTTTGATTTGTCTTTATAACTTTGAAGGGTGGCTTTCCACAGACATTCATGGTCACAGTATAGttgtataaactttaaattaatatccatACTTAGTTTGGGCAGCTTAAATTCTCAAAAATACGTCACggtgacaaaaataaataaaacgcatGGTTCCTGTTTACTAGCCGATTcccccccgcgacggcccaagccgaggttcgagtctcacagggCCGGGAAACCCCCCCTTTCcagctgagctaagctcgccaaatagcccgtgctgagctgtaaaggcccgtcaggccaacagcgagattcctttcaaaaaaaaaaaaatactagccAACTGAAAACTAGCTTCGCCGGCCACATGAAGCTAGTAGACAAGCCAGGATAGTAAAAACAGTGGTGGGGGGCATCCTATCAAAAACTTCCCTGGCTTGCTAATTAGCTTACTAGCTTTTACTAGCTCAGAAATGAAGCTAGTTTTGTCTACACGTAGTTAGAAGTAGCTTGCTAGCTTACTGACGCTAGCTTAAAAAACTTGCCTCTTGTATCTCGGGTATTAGTGCTAAATCTCGACTCTGAATCATTTCCGTAAATTTGGAAGACTGAAAGGTGTTTTTcttaatggaaaaaaatatgtcatcaTAGAAAGAAAGCTTTTGGGAAAGCGTttcgaaaatacacgaaaatttAAAGTACCAGGTTGGCGGTTATAGTACGTAGTTccaattgatatttttatgatcctaatgtaactttttaattacataggGGTAAAAATGGGTTGATATGTATGACATGATCAAAGGTTGAGTCATTTATGTAGTGTTTTATGTGAAGAATAttacgaaaaaataaaaatattttactaacaaaTCAAAGTATGAAAAATTTCCAATATATGTACCTACGTATTGCGAAACTAACCTTGTTTTTCATAAACTGTTGTGATTTCATCCGTATTCTGGTGCATATATTATTGAACATGATAatcactattaaaaataaaatatttcagtaaaactatgtttttatatacgttAAGTAATGAAAATTGGCGACATATGGACCATTATATAAATGACTATGATGTATGAAATAACGGTATGAAAGTTTGGAACTGTCTTGtttttgtcaaaatatatGTGTTTCGTATTATATGTTGTGATTTATATAAGATGCAATGTAAATAAGTAACTAGTGTTGggaaatatatgaaatgttaaatatgccttggttttatttacttcaataTTGTACATTGTCAATCATCTTATTTGTTGTCTATGATATACAAAGCTACTTATTTAACCCAATACGGCTAAGGGTCCATCCAGAAAAgcgaaccaattcttaaaaggccggcaacgcactcgtgagcctctggcattgtgagtgtccatgggcggcggcatcacttaacatattTAAGCCTTCCCGTTTACCCCGATCTATTAAAGCAGCTCTCGTCCGGCACACTGCTAAGGGATATATAGAAACTGccatattcatattattatatataataaaaaaatgtttacttaattttgGCCAGTACCTTATCTAGCTAAAATaccaagatttttaaattttcatacaaatctcCAATTTTCATAGGTAAAGacttaatacatttgacaaatcattaaaatcaaataatcaaaataatcacGACTTTAAGAGTGATTGATAGTACGttgttaaatactaaattaagtatttaataatatcggTAAATCGTTTGGTTGATCAggtcaaataaaacataattatttttcattctaatttatttgattaatcaTCTGCTCTATACACATGATATGCACCAATgcctataaattatacaaacgataattaaaataaacattcatattcatataaaactgTGTTTgagcttaattaaaatagaaacatGATAAATAATTCGATATAAATAGAACgcgtattatatatttgcccTATATTATCTATTGccgtttatatataaatcaatattaaaatttaactgtaTAAGTACcaagtaaatacaaaaatatctaataaaaatcatgtgaatgtttttaaattgtccaCTTGGGAGTGATTTGGCGCTCAAGACAAAAACCTATGCtgatttagaaatataatttacgtatCTCGTAATCCCCTGTTATCCCATCCCTCGTATCCCTATTATTCTTTCACCAGAAGGGGGTTATGCGCCATCAAAATATCTCCGGACTGAACAAAAGATAAGTTTTGTATAATACATTTCAAAAGTTCACAGGATTTTTCTTAGActagaatttaatatactttttaacattaaacaatataaagattattattgaaCATCTGTGTAATTGGGCAACTTATACtataatttacttacaaaGCTGTTAAGAcgattaacattaaattattgctgtagatattaaactattatttatttaaaccaataTATGTCAAGAAAGCGATTCGAACAAGATTGCATTTTAGACATATTGTACAATGTGTCATtttacgtaaaaatttacaaattaacaattaataaacttttttttctattagtatatttaattctgGTAACATTAGGCCGAATAACATAGTTTAAGAAGCTAAGCGTAAACAATCTTCTATCTAAGCGGTCTGGAAGCACATGCTTGATAAAACCTGAGGTGATGGAGTTAATTTGCAGTGATAAGTTGGTGAACAATTATTTTCTGTACAATTTTTTGTTCTGGTCCTagtatattctttaaatttatcgtTCGAAGGTATTTAGTGTCACCAATGACTAAAATCAGCCCCGCAAAACCTCAGGTTTTAGAATATTAACGAAAAACTAACACTGTACATCTAAAAGGAACTAACCGGTGAAGACTATCGAATGAGCGATGGGTTCGTATTTAACAGTTAATATTCGTATAtttcacaattatttaatttacaacttactatattattaaaatgaggtgcggattaaaaaattacaaacacgCGGAAAATACGTTGATAGGTAAATAggattttttgaatatttttttacaaattagacTCTGTAGGTATATGTGAGAAAAGAGTGTTATCGAAACGTTAAGAGCCGGACTGTGTAACtctcagaaatatttaaaaatagaattaagcTTCCGTTCCGGCCCTACATGATACAAAATTTTGCTGGTAGACAAAATCTATAAATCACCCTGTCACCAGAAAATGTGCGCTTAAATAccttcttataaataaatattataatgcctATACTTGAAAAGctaatattaagtaagtaaaCACGCGTACTTACGCATTCATATTCAATTCTGGTTGATATATCAAAcaatctataattatattgataataaaaattaagagttTTTGAGTTAAAGAGTGAGGActtcatttcaaaaataacttttatttaaccaatttatgACGCGCCATCGAATTAATCCTAATATTTtaacgttatttttaaatatattatgtcgcAAATATAGTTGATATTGAAATTTACACACATATTGCAATCGGGGCCAGTAAAATACATGCGCGCGTAGGTAATAGCGAAGgcattttatagaatttatttataagaaggattaaattatgacaattaaataaaatgcctAATGGGGTACTTTAACATCGGTTATAAGCCACCGGTTAAACTCTAAATGAAGCTCATATTTTTCCTTACCGTCTATATGGGTGGCTACATTAATGGCTGAACATTGTTATAACGAAATATTCAAATAGCGGATAATCTAgtcataatatacaattgtaataaaacgATTAAGACTCAGAACACTAAATCTCTGAACggttagtttaatattttgagtgattattttaatgtcttattatttttacgggGTTACCTGGCCGCGCCTGACCCGCGACAGACGCTAGTGGAACCGgatggaggaggcctatgtccaacggtggacaaaccaaaacattcctaaattttaatttttttttggaaataaaggctattattattattgttattacttttacgataacgatatatatatcttttacaCAATATATGCTGCCTaactataaacttatttttgtgGTATATCACAAAGTATTATATTGGGGTTTTTAATGGTCTCCAAGTAATAGAGACGAACAATTAAtatcgtaattttaaatcacTCAGAAGTACCTACTTTTatgaaaagtaatataaattattttatagaatgtATATTTTGACTAGAGTTTgacattaaaactattaattgtAGAACTGTATTTTTGACTCCTGAatcataaatacattaaatagcttaaaacAATCAGTGCCAACAACTTCAAATAATGCACGACTTAAAATAAGCGAAACTACgcgaaataatttaattaattgacaattcttagatttaaacaatacaaaataactatACATTTTTCTCAGATTAATTGACAAAACtaatcaaaaacatttgtCATCTATCGCCCAAATCGCgaaattttattctaataaaaccTGCAGATACAATTGATCACTACGAAAGGTGCAAAtacttctaaaatatatttataaacactatGTGTGCCATACAACGCACATTAACGCATAATTTACCGTATCTTATAAACACACATCCTTACCTATAAACATAAACTGTTAAACAGTACATCAATTTTCGTttagctatttataaatattttggtgTTCTTTCCGTTGTTTAAGCGCCAAGATATAGAAAGTAAGTTAAGGCATATttcgtttaaattaattatggaaGATAATTTGAAATTCTCAGCGCTTAGACATACGAttggtttaaattaaagtcaaCGCTCATACGCATAACACTTTATACATCAGTTAACAATCATTATTGTCagttataaatctattttaatgaattttatatttaaatataaattcgcATCTAGTAGTAGGcagttttaacataatttttataattcaatatttaggTGCGTTCGTAGATCTCTCAACCTTATCCCTAGTTTGCAAAAGACGGATGGATCTAGCACGTTCTGTAATCTCTACATTAGGTAACACTGTCTACCGTTGATCACTAGTCGCACGGTAGTGTTCGCGGTATCACAATTCACGTAGGCATCTGCAAATGGGGTGTTGTGCAAAATAAAAGTCACTTTCGCTGAACAGtttatgtaatttgtaattaagcACACTGAGGCCGCGATCGGCCATAGTCTGTATATTTGGTTAGGAGCGAAGTTGCGAGGGACTTAGTACGAGCTCGCCATCGGGTCCGCCCGCGAACGACACATTTCGAGGGGGCGGACGTTTGCCTGCGTTTCCGCTTGACAACGCAGACGCCGCTGTGCGTGGAGGGTTTGCCTGAAAAGCGAGTGTCCTTAGTCTTATCCAGAGACTTTTAATCTAAATCCATtaacttaagtaaaaaataaggttttattcGGTATTCATGCCCAGgaagatattaattattaatcaaactatatatatatatttctcgtatatgtttaagaaaattgtaagttaaacaaattaaaactaagacCGTCTATAgtaacatcttaatatatatatttcttgtgtgcgtgtgtatgtgactgaactcctcctaaacgactggaccgatttagacgaaattttttgtgtgtgttcaaggggatctgggaatggtttagattcacaattttgtccgctggacaatgtttttttaattaattttcaatttattagttgttgttgattttggaatgttttacattggatccgacagacggcgctaccatcgcagtgtcaaattttaaataatattcgaatttaattttagtctgtcccgaaatttaaaaaaagttttgttatcattgtgttatatcgtgtgtgaccatgtgctggatcgttagatattgtcataacatttgaataataattttcatcaaaatggcttattaaaaaatgaaattttgaaattaaagacgtgtagacaggacaacgtctgtcggatccgctagtactatttatattatcacacATTTTCTCCGAAGGTGTAGGTAGATACTACAGATCTCCACTTGCTACGGTCCCGACATATATATACCTGTCTCGCTTACTCCACTTTCAGCACATTCACCATCGGTTATGACTTTAACTTATCCCTCTAGTACCTCCTGGATTTGGTCCATGTATGTACGATTTTACCACCCACAGTTACTATATATTCTACTTGGCAACAGCTACTCATCCGTCCTACATGGTGGATACCACAGTATTCCCTTTTGTATCCTTGTCTGACATTCTTTAACTCAAATTGCTTACCTTTCTCACTATTACTTATCCTATCACGCAATGATAAACCACGCATACGACACGCTGAAATCAACTTGGAACCTGCGTGGAATGTGCTCTTAACGCTCTCATTTCCACAACATTTACTCTACTCTCAATATTTATCTACCACACCCAACATCAACTCCCTTCTGCTAACGTCTTCGTAAGCACTCCCATTATGTACGGCCAGTTGAGCCTCGTATGAGATTTCTTGTCTACATGAATACATTCATTCGTTATCATCATACCTTCCATCCGATTACTATACTATGAAGGCCCGAAATAACAATTagcatttttactttataatattactagcagactcgacTGACGTTGTCCTATCTTAACtatgaatattgattttattattctaatgcTTTATAATATAGAACATTCTTTGTTACTGTTTGTCAATGTTCTGGACATTCTGTCAATGTTATGACAAACGCCATAAAGTTacatcaaacaatttgtaaaaacaattttatatataaatatgtattataacaattaccTGTTGAACTAAAACAGTCTGCGGCTGCGGTTGCGGCTGCGGCTGGTTTGAGGTGCGATACCGACGCAGCCGTTCGTCCTCTTCGCCGCTGGACAGGCTCGACACGTCGCAAGAGGAATCGAGGCGCCTCGCGGGCGAACACTGCGCGGGCCCCGCTCGGGTGCTGGGACATCCGCCAGCTAAAGGCATCTCTTCTCCCTCTGCACCACCTGACAGTCTGgaattaagattattatacGAATTAGGATTAATATACGCAGCGCAACCAGTCTTTGTATTCCATAGCAGCCGTCTGCTGAACTCgtgacaaacaaaaaaaactaattattaataattttttaacggccatttttttaggaaaagacgccttaaaaaaataaaaaaatattaaaaaaaacaattgaatgatATTCGTAAGATGAtctgtgttttgtttatacgaacataataatacattatatacaatacaaccTGATTTCTgatgttttttgttaaaactcttgaatttcaattttcatgCTTAATGCTCAAATTATTAAGCTAGAGTCAAAAATTCCTTACAAAATTTAAGTTGTCATTAATGacaacttaaattttttattaataaaagtttaataaattgattaagaCTTACAAAGCACTTTTATACTTATCAATTCTACCTTCTGTTCTCCTTGTGATTGTTCCGTCGCGGACAGCAAGGCTTGGCGAACATACAGAACATGATACGCAGTAAGCAGCAGGCCAGTCCTGCTACGATGAGACAGGGTCCCACCAGCCGCAAGGCTGGCGTCTTGAAACCCTGGGAAGGCTGCTTTTTCATCATATAGGAAACTTATTCAATGGTAAATCGGGGTATctacttttaaatgttttatatcaaaactCCACCCACACAAACATCGTTTCTTCTTAATGTGCTTTTACCTAGcgtttagtacataccaacatggaacattttgctatgtacccagagactgttcggttttcctgaattaaaactttttatatttttctgtgatttttccCTACgagtttataaaattcattcatGTCATAaggtattaattaacaaataaaaaataggggtgaAAGTTAAGGgttgtaagtatttttgtatgctgtatcataacaaaacaaaaaaattgtctaaaaaataaaaataaaagtttaaggGTGGACCACTCTCATCACTAGGGGTTTGAAAGATAGATAgcagccgattctcagacttacTATGCATAAAAACCATAAGAATCGGTCTAGCCGTTTCGTCATGTGCGAGgtgtatgttattaatatgaaaatattgttattatgaaaatattggaCAAGTGCCACGCCTGCTTACTGCTCTTTTCACAGaatgtcatattttaattagagtAGTAGCGTTACTATTAAAACAGtgctaataaaaaatttatgaacTGTATATAGTTCCTATTGGTTTGtatccaaaatattttaggttcTCGTTTGCTCGAATAAGGTAACACAATCACACTCATGAGACATTTTGTATTGTGTGTGTATGCCCTGGTTTCACTAAGCATCAGATGAGccagttaatataaaaactaacttCAGTCTCGGGATATCCTACAAAGTCAAATGTCACTTCGTACTTTTTACTATGTTTACtatgttattgtaaataaataaaaaataaatcagtggcgcttcaacctttttaggtgctggcctcagatttctgaatctgtttcataatcatttttaaatctaataggtgatcagcttccagtgcctgacacacgtcattGACTTGTTTGGCtcgtttttcttcaccgttcgagcaaatgttaaatgcgcacatagaaaaggtccattggtgcacagcccgggatcgaacctacgacctcaggtatgagagtcgcacgctgaagccactaggccaacactgctcttattgTAAGGTAACATAAAATTCTGTTCTATAATGTGCTGATGATTATTATGGTGGGAAATCGAGGAATGAGGCGAAATCCTATCACGCCTATTATTAGGAACAGCTAACCTTGTCGCCTGTCCCAACGAAGTACACAACCAGGCCCACTGCAAGTGTCGCAAGTCCAGCGTACAGAAGACGGGCGACGCCCCACGGCTCGCCGTTTGCTTCGTCGCCGTCTGATTCCGAAGAAGACCCGTAAGACGCATCGCGcacctttaattttaaattgctttataaCACAAGCATCACAGGGCTTAATCACACATCAAACATCACAAATAAAAGTATGGTACATACTTACGTCAAGTCTAATACGATCCAGAGATCCTAGAGAATATTACATAACGATACATACCAACGAGCTACATCAAAAATACCATGCACCATTGTCTAGTAGTCTCCTAGAACCCTACAAAATCACAGACAAcagtaaaaacttttaaacaaCTATGCGTCCATATGGCATATTATTCGTACGGTTAACAGATCTCACAGATAACACTAAGTACTTACCAATCTATCACAACCATGCGTAACACGTAACACTGGGAGTAGGTTTTAATTCTAGTTTACCTCAAACCATGCTGCTAGCTACGTCGCTCGGCTACTTGCTGATCGGAAAAGATAACTTTCATTTGGTACCCGGTTGTTCCTGTGCCACTTGGCGCGGGGGTCCCTTCGGGCCCCCGGGTGGTCCCCGAGCACCGAGCAACGCCGGGCTGCACCACCAGCGGCCCCTGCGCCGCCGCCCACGGACAGAGCCGCGGCCTCTTGCCACGCCGCGCGCCCAGCGGCGCACTGAAACACACAATTTTCTAGTTAATtcatgtgaaacatctatagccgcacgtaaaaccgatttctggcgtggcgacgcatgccgtggcgacgcgtcgccacactatatgatatacagtctaaatgcagtagtaaatttcacattaaaaatatttaatgaatataatgtttattcaacaaatagtcatcgttatctggataAAAAtcgcaatattttattttatcattataacttatttatttcctgtcacagtctgttcttttctgcatattacttttaaaaaaataatgtcgatgtttcacatctgccaggcgtcccgtgacggctcacattttttttggaCATGGATAATTCCTCTTTTTAAACTCtctaaatagtttaaattcagGAAATGTATACCTTTTTTCAACTATAAAGGTGGATTTACAGAGATTTCTGTTTCGTCGCGTCATATTagagttataaataaaatctcgaGTGGCGAGAGAGCGCGAgctgtatatactatatataaacttaacatTTTATGATGTAAGAATTGTTatttgaaagttatttttttccatttagtTTGTATTGACAACTTTATACAATTAGCAgttcattttctaaatattgtgagtgttacctaggtaaaGGCAGTCCTAGGCACTCTCATCGACTGTAACGTTAAATTCATTCgttacatttaacattctaTTATT includes:
- the LOC110996256 gene encoding uncharacterized protein LOC110996256 isoform X4, which encodes MVRRWARGVARGRGSVRGRRRRGRWWCSPALLGARGPPGGPKGPPRQVAQEQPGARCVLRVFFGIRRRRSKRRAVGRRPSSVRWTCDTCSGPGCVLRWDRRQAFPGFQDASLAAGGTLSHRSRTGLLLTAYHVLYVRQALLSATEQSQGEQKTVRWCRGRRDAFSWRMSQHPSGARAVFAREAPRFLLRRVEPVQRRRGRTAASVSHLKPAAAATAAADCFSSTGKPSTHSGVCVVKRKRRQTSAPSKCVVRGRTRWRARTKSLATSLLTKYTDYGRSRPQCA
- the LOC110996256 gene encoding uncharacterized protein LOC110996256 isoform X3, which produces MQAALMIRAKSRERRKQRLKRGIKYEIPSNVATKTIAPFPRYPPTSWCAAGRAAWQEAAALSVGGGAGAAGGAARRCSVLGDHPGARRDPRAKWHRNNRVRDASYGSSSESDGDEANGEPWGVARLLYAGLATLAVGLVVYFVGTGDKPSQGFKTPALRLVGPCLIVAGLACCLLRIMFCMFAKPCCPRRNNHKENRRLSGGAEGEEMPLAGGCPSTRAGPAQCSPARRLDSSCDVSSLSSGEEDERLRRYRTSNQPQPQPQPQTVLVQQANPPRTAASALSSGNAGKRPPPRNVSFAGGPDGELVLSPSQLRS
- the LOC110996256 gene encoding uncharacterized protein LOC110996256 isoform X2 — its product is MYAAAGGASLAGRKARQHGRHPGPPSPRPHSPVHPAPTGVRAYSCQHWESRLLAPPPRPLSAVEPSQCDLVEVQPTVCIKHCAAGRAAWQEAAALSVGGGAGAAGGAARRCSVLGDHPGARRDPRAKWHRNNRVRDASYGSSSESDGDEANGEPWGVARLLYAGLATLAVGLVVYFVGTGDKGFKTPALRLVGPCLIVAGLACCLLRIMFCMFAKPCCPRRNNHKENRRLSGGAEGEEMPLAGGCPSTRAGPAQCSPARRLDSSCDVSSLSSGEEDERLRRYRTSNQPQPQPQPQTVLVQQANPPRTAASALSSGNAGKRPPPRNVSFAGGPDGELVLSPSQLRS
- the LOC110996256 gene encoding uncharacterized protein LOC110996256 isoform X1, with amino-acid sequence MYAAAGGASLAGRKARQHGRHPGPPSPRPHSPVHPAPTGVRAYSCQHWESRLLAPPPRPLSAVEPSQCDLVEVQPTVCIKHCAAGRAAWQEAAALSVGGGAGAAGGAARRCSVLGDHPGARRDPRAKWHRNNRVRDASYGSSSESDGDEANGEPWGVARLLYAGLATLAVGLVVYFVGTGDKPSQGFKTPALRLVGPCLIVAGLACCLLRIMFCMFAKPCCPRRNNHKENRRLSGGAEGEEMPLAGGCPSTRAGPAQCSPARRLDSSCDVSSLSSGEEDERLRRYRTSNQPQPQPQPQTVLVQQANPPRTAASALSSGNAGKRPPPRNVSFAGGPDGELVLSPSQLRS